In Neodiprion pinetum isolate iyNeoPine1 chromosome 6, iyNeoPine1.2, whole genome shotgun sequence, one genomic interval encodes:
- the LOC124222137 gene encoding GPN-loop GTPase 2 encodes MTSIFGQLVIGPPGSGKTTFCDAMSKFLTKLGRTVAVINIDPANENMKYVPLVDISELIKHDEVMTTYRLGPNGALIYCMEFLEANVNWLIEKILNLKGYYLIIDCPGQVELYTHHKSISRIAERLEQNLVRLCSVQLIDSHHCSDPGKYLSSLMLCTSTMLHLGLPHINVLTKIDEMKKFRDRLAFNFEFYTEVLDLQYLLEKLNEDPFTSKYKKLNAALVSLVEDYSLVSFIPLDTSNQSLLLQVKNAVDKANGYIFGGNEPKDVQTLLACAVGAISETEKMSTIDNYL; translated from the exons ATGACCTCGATATTTGGACAATTAGTAATTGGCCCACCTGGTAGTGGGAAAACTACTTTCTGCGATGCAATGTCAAAGTTTTTGACGAAACTGGGTAGAACAGTTGCTGTTATTAACATTG ATCCAGCGAATGAAAACATGAAGTATGTCCCATTGGTAGACATTTCGGAGCTGATTAAGCACGACGAAGTAATGACGACTTACAGACTAGGACCAAACGGTGCCTTGATTTACTGCATGGAGTTTTTAGAAGCGAATGTGAATtggttgattgaaaaaattctcaatctCAAAGGTTACTACTTGATCATCGATTGCCCTGGCCAA GTAGAGCTGTACACCCATCACAAATCAATTAGTCGCATAGCAGAGAGATTGGAACAAAATCTTGTTAGACTGTGTTCCGTACAGCTAATTGATTCACATCATTGTAGTGATCCAG GAAAATATTTGTCATCCTTAATGCTCTGTACCAGCACAATGCTACATCTAGGATTACCCCACATTAATGTTTTGACGAAGATAgatgaaatgaagaaattcagAGATCGCTTggcatttaattttgaattttatacggAAGTTCTTGATTTACAATATCTTTTGGAAAAGCTCAATGAAGATCCCTTCACTTCAAA gtataaaaaattgaatgccgCTTTGGTTTCACTGGTTGAAGATTACAGCTTAGTGAGTTTTATACCATTAGATACCTCCAATCAGTCTCTTCTATTGCAAGTAAAGAATGCAGTAGATAAAGCAAACGGTTACATTTTTGGTGGCAATGAACCAAAAGACGTTCAAACATTACTCGCATGTGCTGTTGGTGCCATTagtgaaactgaaaaaatgtcTACAATTGATAATTATCTATAA
- the LOC124222126 gene encoding acyl-CoA:lysophosphatidylglycerol acyltransferase 1 isoform X1, translating into MSGRESSTAIRLFNNAVHLVKCIVRTSFVILNNAYCIPTYVVWMMLLFPIKLYQPQVYWRIEGLFFHWLLAMVSTWTWSAGYDIIEHGDDIQRITSDRTLVIANHQSTGDVPILMTTFNAKPNVLPNLMWIMDRIFKFTNFGIVSILHQDFFIVSGRDKRGESLQQLEKHLRTSYIPPGRKWMVLFPEGGFLRKRRETSQRYAKKNNLPILEYVTLPRVGAMQTIYNVVGPTQNNNSIDHQLNNRSNMTVAKPELSWVLDITIAYPQGKPIDLPTIVTGSRPPCDTVLFYRVYPSSQVPKEPELLTKWLYDRWVEKEALLENFYKYGTFPQAPGTPQNGSKIQQDPLRFLVLHLFFITSSYIHYNMLAYVWSCIW; encoded by the exons ATGTCCGGCCGCGAGAGCTCAACTGCTATTAG ATTATTTAACAATGCAGTACATTTGGTAAAATGCATTGTGCGTACCAGTTTTGTTATACTAAACAACGCCTACTGCATACCAACGTATGTTGTATGGATGATGTTACTATTCCCAATAAAATTATACCAGCCCCAAGTTTATTGGCGGATAGAAGGGCTTTTTTTCCATTGGCTGCTGGCGATGGTCTCAACGTGGACTTGGTCAGCCGGTTATGACA TAATTGAACATGGTGATGACATACAGAGGATCACAAGTGACAGAACATTAGTCATTGCAAATCACCAAAGTACCGGGGATGTTCCTATACTGATGACAACTTTCAACGCAAAGCCAAATGTGCTGCCAAATCTCATGTGGATTATGGACAGGATATTCAAGTTCACTAATTTTGGCATCGTTTCCATTTTACatcaagatttttttatcgtttcg GGTCGCGACAAGCGAGGAGAAAGTTTGCAACAATTGGAGAAGCACTTGAGGACTTCTTACATACCGCCTGGCAGGAAATGGATGGTTTTGTTCCCTGAGGGAGGTTTTTTACGTAAAAGGCGTGAGACATCACAAAGATatgcaaagaaaaataatctgcCGATTTTGGAATATGTGACGTTGCCAAGAGTTGGAGCTATGCAAACGATATACAATGTTGTTGGTCCTACACAAAACAACAATTCTATTGATCACCAGCTAAACAACAGAtcga atatgACTGTAGCTAAACCAGAACTAAGTTGGGTCTTGGATATAACCATAGCTTATCCTCAGGGTAAACCAATAGATCTACCAACAATTGTGACTGGTTCCAGACCACCTTGTGATACGGTACTCTTTTACAGAGTATATCCCAGTTCGCAG gTACCAAAAGAGCCGGAATTACTCACAAAATGGCTCTATGATAGATGGGTGGAAAAAGAGGCACTTTTGgagaatttttacaaatacgGAACGTTTCCTCAAGCCCCTGGAACACCACAAAATGgatcgaaaattcaacaagATCCCTTGCGTTTTCTAGTCctacatttgtttttcataacTTCTAGTTATATTCACTACAATATGCTAGCGTATGTGTGGTCCTGCATCTGGTAA
- the LOC124222121 gene encoding fumarate hydratase, mitochondrial isoform X2 yields MESNKGYRIERDTFGELKVPNDKYYGAQTLRSVLNFPIGDSSERMPYAVICAMGILKKAAAEVNKEYGLDPKIADAISKAADEVISGKLYHDHFPLVIWQTGSGTQTNMNTNEVIANRAIEMLGGELGSKKPVHPNDHVNKSQSSNDTFPTAMHIAVALEINKILLPGLKELHAALKSKSDEYKDIIKIGRTHTQDAVPLTLGQEFSAYAQQIEFGIQRVQDTLPRLYMLALGGTAVGTGLNTYKGFAEKSAAKIASLTGLPFVTAPNKFEALACHDAIVEVHGALNTVAVSIMKIANDLRFLGSGPRCGLGELSLPENEPGSSIMPGKVNPTQCEAITMVCAQVMGNHVATSIGGSNGHFELNVFKPVMVANTLRSARLLGDAASVFTKNCVQGIVANRENIKKIMNESLMLVTALNHHIGYDKAAAIAKQAHKENLTLKESALKNGLTAEQFDAWVRPEEMLGPKEAK; encoded by the exons ATG GAATCTAACAAGGGTTACAGGATAGAAAGAGACACTTTTGGAGAGCTCAAAGTTCCAAATGATAAATATTACGGTGCCCAAACCCTCAGATCGGTACTCAACTTCCCCATTGGAGATAGTTCGGAGCGTATGCCT TACGCAGTTATTTGTGCTATgggaatattgaaaaaagcGGCAGCAGAAGTAAATAAAGAGTATGGACTTGATCCGAAAATTGCAGATGCTATCAGCAAAGCAGCTGATGAAGTGATCAGTGGAAAGTTATATCATGATCATTTTCCTCTGGTCATTTGGCAGACAGGTTCTGGTACTCAAACCAATATGAATACCAACGAG gtGATTGCTAATCGAGCAATTGAAATGCTAGGAGGAGAACTTGGATCAAAGAAACCAGTTCACCCTAACGATCATGTGAACAAGTCGCAGAGTTCTAACGACACATTTCCCACTGCGATGCACATTGCCGTTGCTTTAGAGATTAACAAAATATTGTTGCCTGGTCTCAAAGAACTTCATGCTGCACTCAAATCCAAATCTGACGAGTACAAAGATATCATCAAAATTGGTCGTACCCACACTCAAGATGCAGTACCATTAACTTTGGGCCAAGAATTTTCAG cttATGCACAACAGATTGAATTTGGAATTCAAAGAGTACAAGATACATTACCGAGATTATACATGCTGGCTCTTGGAGGCACGGCAGTTGGTACTGGATTAAATACTTACAAAGGCTTCGCGGAAAAATCGGCTGCAAAAATTGCAAGCCTTACAGGATTACCTTTTGTAACAGCGCCAAACAAGTTCGAAGCTTTAGCCTGTCATGATGCTATAGTTGAAGTACATGGAGCATTGAATACAGTTGCCGTATCTATCATGAAG ATAGCTAACGATCTGCGATTCCTTGGTAGCGGACCACGCTGTGGTCTGGGTGAGCTCTCGCTTCCAGAAAATGAGCCTGGTAGTTCGATAATGCCTGGAAAAGTGAATCCCACGCAGTGCGAAGCGATTACAATGGTCTGTGCCCAAGTTATGGGTAATCACGTTGCTACATCAATTGGCGGAAGTAATGGACACTTCGAATTGAATGTTTTTAAACCTGTAATGGTGGCTAATACGTTGAGATCTGCTAGACTTCTGGGAGATGCTGCATCAGTATTTACGAAGAATTGCGTACAAGGCATTGTTGCTAACAGAGAAaacatcaaaaaaattatgaacgaGAGTTTGATGCTGGTTACTGCTTTGAACCACCATATCGGTTATGATAAG GCTGCCGCAATTGCTAAACAAGCTCATAAGGAGAATTTGACTCTAAAGGAATCTGCGTTGAAAAATGGTTTGACTGCGGAGCAATTTGATGCTTGGGTCAGGCCTGAAGAAATGCTTGGACCGAAAGAAGCAAAATAA
- the arg gene encoding arginase-2, mitochondrial isoform X2: protein MEYLIVETSSEKVGVAKGPHVIRAAGLVKELEVLGIDIKDYGDLSYEVEDVAVKNMTHLGHFAGCTKCLSEKVEQILNDGRQVLTLGGDHSLGVGSIDAHVKVKKDVAVLWIDAHADLNTNATSESGNVHGMPVALLTKELSDYWPYLPGMDWQKPVLSIRSVGYIGLRSVDRYERLVIEKFGINAYGIRDVERYGIHDVVHMALSKVDPENNKSLHVSFDIDSLDPLEAPSTGTPVRGGLTLREGIHLMEEIYNTGRLNAVDLVEVNPHIGTERDVKKTVEAAIQIIQAAFGYNRRGLKVPKGIDDIPLQTFK, encoded by the exons ATGGAGTATTTAATAGTAGAAACATCATCA GAAAAAGTTGGAGTTGCAAAAGGCCCACATGTGATCAGAGCTGCAGGGCTAGTTAAGGAATTAGAAGTTTTAG GGATTGACATCAAAGATTATGGTGACCTATCTTATGAAGTTGAGGATGTGGCAGTAAAGAACATGACTCACTTAGGTCATTTCGCGGGTTGTACTAAGTGCCTATCAGAAAAGGTGGAACAGATTTTAAATGATGGCAGACAAGTATTAACTCTTGGTGGTGACCATAGTCTTGGCGTAGGGAGTATAGATGCACATGTTAAA GTCAAAAAAGACGTGGCTGTTTTATGGATAGATGCACATGCAGATCTCAATACAAATGCAACTAGCGAAAGTGGCAATGTGCATGGTATGCCAGTAGCGTTGCTGACTAAAGAGTTATCCGATTATTGGCCATATTTACCTGGTATGGATTGGCAAAAACCTGT gTTATCCATAAGAAGTGTCGGATATATTGGTTTGAGGTCTGTGGATCGCTACGAAAGACTAGTAATCGAAAAATTTGGGATCAATGCTTATGGAATCAGAGATGTTGAACGATATG GTATACATGACGTTGTACATATGGCATTATCTAAAGTAGATCCAGAAAATAACAAATCTTTACATGTCAGCTTTGATATTGACTCACTCGATCCTTTGGAAGCTCCAAGCACTGGAACCCCAG TTCGAGGGGGTCTTACTTTGAGAGAAGGGATTCACTTGATGGAAGAAATCTATAATACAGGTCGACTAAATGCTGTAGATTTAGTGGAAGTCAATCCACACATTGGTACCGAACGTGACGTTAAAAAAACAGTCGAAGCTgcaattcaaattattcaagcAGCCTTTGGATATAACAGGCGTGGACTCAAAGTTCCTAAAGGAATTGATGACATACCATTGCAAACGTTCAAGTAA
- the Pmvk gene encoding phosphomevalonate kinase: MAAADSRDCADASEDSIFLSVKPRRILLFSGKRKSGKDYITDILQQRLNHLPCVTIKISGPIKIHWAKSLNLDFKELLGDGEYKEKYRGQMIAWGENMRNKDIGYFCRAAIDMYNARNIPIWIVSDIRRKTDIQWFVENFGSACKTVRIIADDEIRTKRGWIFTPGIDDAESECDLDNMNKWDLKVYNNDDDIDDILDTIISLIN; encoded by the exons ATGGCAGCTGCAGATAGTCGTGACTGCGCAGATGCTAGCGAAGATTCAATATTTCTTTCAGTGAAACCTCGTCGTATTTTACTGTTCAGTGGAAAAAGAAAGTCCGGCAAGGATTACATTACTGACATTTTACAGCAAAG ATTAAACCATTTGCCGTGCGTGACGATAAAGATTTCTGGAcctataaaaattcattgggCCAAAAGTTTGAACCTAGATTTCAAAGAATTACTTGGAGATGGAGAATACAAAGAGAAATACAGGGGACAGATGATTGCATGGGGTGAAAATATGAGGAACAAAGATATTGGCTACTTTTGTCGTGCTGCTATCGATATGTATAATG cTCGTAATATACCCATATGGATAGTCAGTGACATAAGACGGAAAACTGATATTCAATggttcgttgaaaattttggcaGCGCTTGTAAAACTGTAAGAATTATTGCTGATGATGAAATCAGGACAAAACGAGGATGGATCTTCACACCAG GTATAGACGATGCAGAGTCTGAATGTGATTTAGACAACATGAATAAGTGGGACTTGAAAGTTTACAACAATGATGACgatattgatgatattttggACACTATCATCAGTCTGATAAATTGA
- the LOC124222121 gene encoding fumarate hydratase, mitochondrial isoform X1, with protein sequence MALNLLRFRPVVGGGQHFMKIAGVVNIRMAEFCRGPCNLSKESNKGYRIERDTFGELKVPNDKYYGAQTLRSVLNFPIGDSSERMPYAVICAMGILKKAAAEVNKEYGLDPKIADAISKAADEVISGKLYHDHFPLVIWQTGSGTQTNMNTNEVIANRAIEMLGGELGSKKPVHPNDHVNKSQSSNDTFPTAMHIAVALEINKILLPGLKELHAALKSKSDEYKDIIKIGRTHTQDAVPLTLGQEFSAYAQQIEFGIQRVQDTLPRLYMLALGGTAVGTGLNTYKGFAEKSAAKIASLTGLPFVTAPNKFEALACHDAIVEVHGALNTVAVSIMKIANDLRFLGSGPRCGLGELSLPENEPGSSIMPGKVNPTQCEAITMVCAQVMGNHVATSIGGSNGHFELNVFKPVMVANTLRSARLLGDAASVFTKNCVQGIVANRENIKKIMNESLMLVTALNHHIGYDKAAAIAKQAHKENLTLKESALKNGLTAEQFDAWVRPEEMLGPKEAK encoded by the exons atggcttTAAACTTATTGAGGTTCCGCCCAGTGGTCGGCGGTGGACAGCATTTCATGAAAATCGCCGGTGTCGTTAATATCAGAATGGCTGAATTTTGTCGGGGTCCATGTAACCTTTCAAAG GAATCTAACAAGGGTTACAGGATAGAAAGAGACACTTTTGGAGAGCTCAAAGTTCCAAATGATAAATATTACGGTGCCCAAACCCTCAGATCGGTACTCAACTTCCCCATTGGAGATAGTTCGGAGCGTATGCCT TACGCAGTTATTTGTGCTATgggaatattgaaaaaagcGGCAGCAGAAGTAAATAAAGAGTATGGACTTGATCCGAAAATTGCAGATGCTATCAGCAAAGCAGCTGATGAAGTGATCAGTGGAAAGTTATATCATGATCATTTTCCTCTGGTCATTTGGCAGACAGGTTCTGGTACTCAAACCAATATGAATACCAACGAG gtGATTGCTAATCGAGCAATTGAAATGCTAGGAGGAGAACTTGGATCAAAGAAACCAGTTCACCCTAACGATCATGTGAACAAGTCGCAGAGTTCTAACGACACATTTCCCACTGCGATGCACATTGCCGTTGCTTTAGAGATTAACAAAATATTGTTGCCTGGTCTCAAAGAACTTCATGCTGCACTCAAATCCAAATCTGACGAGTACAAAGATATCATCAAAATTGGTCGTACCCACACTCAAGATGCAGTACCATTAACTTTGGGCCAAGAATTTTCAG cttATGCACAACAGATTGAATTTGGAATTCAAAGAGTACAAGATACATTACCGAGATTATACATGCTGGCTCTTGGAGGCACGGCAGTTGGTACTGGATTAAATACTTACAAAGGCTTCGCGGAAAAATCGGCTGCAAAAATTGCAAGCCTTACAGGATTACCTTTTGTAACAGCGCCAAACAAGTTCGAAGCTTTAGCCTGTCATGATGCTATAGTTGAAGTACATGGAGCATTGAATACAGTTGCCGTATCTATCATGAAG ATAGCTAACGATCTGCGATTCCTTGGTAGCGGACCACGCTGTGGTCTGGGTGAGCTCTCGCTTCCAGAAAATGAGCCTGGTAGTTCGATAATGCCTGGAAAAGTGAATCCCACGCAGTGCGAAGCGATTACAATGGTCTGTGCCCAAGTTATGGGTAATCACGTTGCTACATCAATTGGCGGAAGTAATGGACACTTCGAATTGAATGTTTTTAAACCTGTAATGGTGGCTAATACGTTGAGATCTGCTAGACTTCTGGGAGATGCTGCATCAGTATTTACGAAGAATTGCGTACAAGGCATTGTTGCTAACAGAGAAaacatcaaaaaaattatgaacgaGAGTTTGATGCTGGTTACTGCTTTGAACCACCATATCGGTTATGATAAG GCTGCCGCAATTGCTAAACAAGCTCATAAGGAGAATTTGACTCTAAAGGAATCTGCGTTGAAAAATGGTTTGACTGCGGAGCAATTTGATGCTTGGGTCAGGCCTGAAGAAATGCTTGGACCGAAAGAAGCAAAATAA
- the LOC124222126 gene encoding acyl-CoA:lysophosphatidylglycerol acyltransferase 1 isoform X2 produces the protein MTNENNTLFNNAVHLVKCIVRTSFVILNNAYCIPTYVVWMMLLFPIKLYQPQVYWRIEGLFFHWLLAMVSTWTWSAGYDIIEHGDDIQRITSDRTLVIANHQSTGDVPILMTTFNAKPNVLPNLMWIMDRIFKFTNFGIVSILHQDFFIVSGRDKRGESLQQLEKHLRTSYIPPGRKWMVLFPEGGFLRKRRETSQRYAKKNNLPILEYVTLPRVGAMQTIYNVVGPTQNNNSIDHQLNNRSNMTVAKPELSWVLDITIAYPQGKPIDLPTIVTGSRPPCDTVLFYRVYPSSQVPKEPELLTKWLYDRWVEKEALLENFYKYGTFPQAPGTPQNGSKIQQDPLRFLVLHLFFITSSYIHYNMLAYVWSCIW, from the exons ATGACTaacgaaaataatac ATTATTTAACAATGCAGTACATTTGGTAAAATGCATTGTGCGTACCAGTTTTGTTATACTAAACAACGCCTACTGCATACCAACGTATGTTGTATGGATGATGTTACTATTCCCAATAAAATTATACCAGCCCCAAGTTTATTGGCGGATAGAAGGGCTTTTTTTCCATTGGCTGCTGGCGATGGTCTCAACGTGGACTTGGTCAGCCGGTTATGACA TAATTGAACATGGTGATGACATACAGAGGATCACAAGTGACAGAACATTAGTCATTGCAAATCACCAAAGTACCGGGGATGTTCCTATACTGATGACAACTTTCAACGCAAAGCCAAATGTGCTGCCAAATCTCATGTGGATTATGGACAGGATATTCAAGTTCACTAATTTTGGCATCGTTTCCATTTTACatcaagatttttttatcgtttcg GGTCGCGACAAGCGAGGAGAAAGTTTGCAACAATTGGAGAAGCACTTGAGGACTTCTTACATACCGCCTGGCAGGAAATGGATGGTTTTGTTCCCTGAGGGAGGTTTTTTACGTAAAAGGCGTGAGACATCACAAAGATatgcaaagaaaaataatctgcCGATTTTGGAATATGTGACGTTGCCAAGAGTTGGAGCTATGCAAACGATATACAATGTTGTTGGTCCTACACAAAACAACAATTCTATTGATCACCAGCTAAACAACAGAtcga atatgACTGTAGCTAAACCAGAACTAAGTTGGGTCTTGGATATAACCATAGCTTATCCTCAGGGTAAACCAATAGATCTACCAACAATTGTGACTGGTTCCAGACCACCTTGTGATACGGTACTCTTTTACAGAGTATATCCCAGTTCGCAG gTACCAAAAGAGCCGGAATTACTCACAAAATGGCTCTATGATAGATGGGTGGAAAAAGAGGCACTTTTGgagaatttttacaaatacgGAACGTTTCCTCAAGCCCCTGGAACACCACAAAATGgatcgaaaattcaacaagATCCCTTGCGTTTTCTAGTCctacatttgtttttcataacTTCTAGTTATATTCACTACAATATGCTAGCGTATGTGTGGTCCTGCATCTGGTAA
- the arg gene encoding arginase, hepatic isoform X1, whose protein sequence is MFSHAKHITRQVLKRYYGKVGIVGVPFEAGQEKVGVAKGPHVIRAAGLVKELEVLGIDIKDYGDLSYEVEDVAVKNMTHLGHFAGCTKCLSEKVEQILNDGRQVLTLGGDHSLGVGSIDAHVKVKKDVAVLWIDAHADLNTNATSESGNVHGMPVALLTKELSDYWPYLPGMDWQKPVLSIRSVGYIGLRSVDRYERLVIEKFGINAYGIRDVERYGIHDVVHMALSKVDPENNKSLHVSFDIDSLDPLEAPSTGTPVRGGLTLREGIHLMEEIYNTGRLNAVDLVEVNPHIGTERDVKKTVEAAIQIIQAAFGYNRRGLKVPKGIDDIPLQTFK, encoded by the exons ATGTTTTCGCACGCTAAACATATTACAAGACAAGTCTTGAAACGATACTATGGAAAAGTCGGCATAGTGGGTGTACCTTTTGAGGCAGGGCAA GAAAAAGTTGGAGTTGCAAAAGGCCCACATGTGATCAGAGCTGCAGGGCTAGTTAAGGAATTAGAAGTTTTAG GGATTGACATCAAAGATTATGGTGACCTATCTTATGAAGTTGAGGATGTGGCAGTAAAGAACATGACTCACTTAGGTCATTTCGCGGGTTGTACTAAGTGCCTATCAGAAAAGGTGGAACAGATTTTAAATGATGGCAGACAAGTATTAACTCTTGGTGGTGACCATAGTCTTGGCGTAGGGAGTATAGATGCACATGTTAAA GTCAAAAAAGACGTGGCTGTTTTATGGATAGATGCACATGCAGATCTCAATACAAATGCAACTAGCGAAAGTGGCAATGTGCATGGTATGCCAGTAGCGTTGCTGACTAAAGAGTTATCCGATTATTGGCCATATTTACCTGGTATGGATTGGCAAAAACCTGT gTTATCCATAAGAAGTGTCGGATATATTGGTTTGAGGTCTGTGGATCGCTACGAAAGACTAGTAATCGAAAAATTTGGGATCAATGCTTATGGAATCAGAGATGTTGAACGATATG GTATACATGACGTTGTACATATGGCATTATCTAAAGTAGATCCAGAAAATAACAAATCTTTACATGTCAGCTTTGATATTGACTCACTCGATCCTTTGGAAGCTCCAAGCACTGGAACCCCAG TTCGAGGGGGTCTTACTTTGAGAGAAGGGATTCACTTGATGGAAGAAATCTATAATACAGGTCGACTAAATGCTGTAGATTTAGTGGAAGTCAATCCACACATTGGTACCGAACGTGACGTTAAAAAAACAGTCGAAGCTgcaattcaaattattcaagcAGCCTTTGGATATAACAGGCGTGGACTCAAAGTTCCTAAAGGAATTGATGACATACCATTGCAAACGTTCAAGTAA